AGTGCGCATTCTACGGGATTAATGCGAATCAACTCTGCATTAAACCAGCAAAGGGATTCTATGATGGGAATTACCAATTATGTCATGGGAGTAAAAAAAATGGGATCCGGAAAGCTGAAACACAAAGAATCAGGACTATTTAGAAAAGGACGTTTTTAATTCCGGTTTCCCCACAACCACGGATGCGGTTTATTTTCTATGTAAAGATGAAATCCGGTGCCCTCAATATATACAATCAGGTCAACATTTATTTTGCACCGTCTTTCAGATGCTGTCTATGTACAGAAGCAGTCATTCAGAATCCATCTTAAGCCCAAAGGAATCCAGCATAGCCAGCATATCTACAGCAGAAATTTATTTTTAAGACAGATATTAAAAATAAAAACCGCATCCTTTTTATCAAGAAATATGCTTTAAACTCACACAGATTTTACAGATAAGGTCTCAACCATTGTATTCAGAGCCACCCTTCAGATCTAATCACTTATAACCTGTCAATACCAATGCTTTTGAAATGTATTCATCTGCAGGATCTGTAGTGAGTTTAAAATAAAATAGAAAACTAGTTTATCTCAATAATTATTAACCGAGATCAGATCTCAAAAAAACAATTACAATTATGCCAGTTAATGAACAAATCACAGACGCAGTAACGCAATCGAACGTGAAAGTAGTAGGAGAATCTCCTGCAATGGCTTTGGCCAACGTGTATCAATCTGCAGCACATTCTACAGGAATTATGTTTGAAAATGCTGTAAATGCACAAAACCAACAGAATATTTTAGGTCAGGCAGCCACCACTCAGGGTATTCTGCAGATCTATAGCCTGGATACGGTAGCGGATGCAGTTTCCATTGCTAAGATTCTTAAGCCGTAATTTTTTAAACTTTTTTGAGAAAAAGTATTCTCAGCCGGAAAATCCGGTCGTTTTTTAACCTAAATAAACAATAATCATTATGCCAGTTAACGAACAAATCACAGACGCAGTAACACAATCCAACGTAAAGGTAGTAGCAGAATCTCCTGCAATGGCTTTGAGTAATGTGTATCAATCTGCAGCCCATTCTACAGGAATTATGTTTGAAAATGCGATAAATGCTCAAAATCAGCATAACATCGTTACGCAAGCAGCTACTACGCAGGGTATCACTCAAATCTACAGTAAAGATACCATTGCCGATGCCATCTCTATAGCTAAAATTCTTAAACCTTAATCCATTTTTGCATACCGCAAATAAAACAATTTTATACCACCGGAAAACCCGGTTATTCTAACTCAAATAAACAATAATCATTATGCCAGTAAACGAAAAAATCACAGACGCAGTAACACAATCCAACGTAAAGGTAGTAGCAGAATCTCCTGCAATGGCTTTAGCCAACGTGTATCAATCTGCTGCACATTCTACAGGAATCATGTTTGAAAATGCAATAAATACACAAAACCAACAAAATATTGTCACTCAGGCAGCCACTACACAAGGGGTAACTCAGATCTACAGTCTGGATACCATCGCAGATGCTGTTTCTATGGCTAAAATCCTTAATCCGTAATTCATTTTTGCGAAAAGCTTAAATACCATTGTCCGAACAACCGGAAAAGCCGGTTGTTTTTAACCCAAATAAACAATAATCATTATGCCAGTAAACGAACAAATCACAGACGCAGTAACGCAATCGAACGTAAAGGTAGTAGCAGAATCTCCTGCAGTAGCTTTAAGCAATGTATACCAGACAGCAGCTCATTCTACAGGGATCATGTTTGAAAATGCAGTGAGCACACAAAACCAACAGAACATTGTAAATCAAGCAGCTACTACGCAAGGTATCGCACAGATCTACAGCCTTGATACCATCGCAGATGCAGTTTCTATGGCTAAAATCCTTAACCCATAATCCATTTTTGCGAAAAGCTTAATACCATCCGAGCAACCGGAAAAGCCGGTTGTTTTTTAACCCAAATAAACAATAATCATTATGCCAGTAAACGAACAAATCACAGACGCAGTAACACAATCGAACGTAAAAGTAGTAGCAGAATCTCCTGCAATGGCTTTAAGTAACGTCTACCAATCCGCTGCCCATTCTACAGGAATCATGTTTGAAAATGCAGTGAATGCACAAAATCAACAGAACATTTTAGGTCAGGCAGCTACCACTCAGGGTATTCTTCAGATCTATAGTCTGGACACTGTAGCAGATGCGGTTTCTATTGCTAAAGTATTGAATCCTAAATTATAGTGTATTTTTAGATTTCTTGTTATCAGGGAGTACAATCATGTGCTCCCTGATTCTTTCTGGATAATAATTATTTATCAAATAATACAATCTCATTCGGATCTATAACCTGATTCTGTACTGCATAAATAACAAGCCCAGCCATATTTTTCACTCCTGTTTTGATCATCAGGTTGGTTTTATGGGTTTCTACAGTTTTGGGAGAAATAAACAGAGAATCTGCAATTTCCTTAGTGCTCAGCTGCTGGCAAACCAATCGCAGAACATCAACTTCTCTATCGGTAAGCTCATTCTTAGAAAAGGCATGAAACTCCGGGAGCTTATTGGAAAGCTGGGTTCTCATGACATCAATCTGATCATTGGAAAAATAATGTCCTCTATGGTGAACGGTTTTGATAACAGCTAATAATTCCTGTAATTCAATTTCTTTGGGCAAAAAGGCATGGGCTCCCATTTTCAGCATCTGTCCCATGAACGAACGGCGATAAAAACTGGAAAGAACAATAATTTTTGTTTCAGTTTCCCTTTTGGCCAACTCAGACATTACTTCAAGGCCATCACCGTTCGTCATTCTCAGATCCAGAATCAGAATATCTAAAGATCCAGAATCTTCAGTGAGAAACTGATAACCGCCTGTTGAGGTCAGCGTAACCTGATAATCTCCATTATTATCGATATAATTTTTCAAAAGCTGTACAAACAGCAGGTCGTCATCTACAATGCCTATTTTAATTTTTGAGTGTTCCATGTTTATTTTTTTTATTGTAATGCCATACAGGCTATAAATTTTGTTCCTTTTTCAGGTTGTGTTTTAAGTTTATAGATTGCTTTAATCTTTTGTGCTCTTGACTGAATATTCCTAAGACCAATACCTCCGGAGTGGGTTTCTACGATAAAACCACGACCGTTATCTTCTATTGTTAATATCAGGTAGTTCAGTGAGATTCTTAGAGAGACATCCACTCTGGTTGCTTCAGCATGTTTCAAAATATTGGTGATCAGTTCCTGAACAATTCTGAAAAGATTTAGTTTTACAGGGTTACTGATCGGAGTTTTTATTGTAATATGGCGGAAAATGACCTCTATATTTTTATTAATCTGTGCAAGATAATCTGCAATTAAATCCGCCAGATCAACCTCATCGAGATCCGGTGGTGTAAGATTATGCGATAATTCTCTTATCAACTGCATAGATTTTTTTAAATCACGATTAAGCTCTTCCGGATTTTTATCCGTAAGATTTAAACGGATGAGATTCAACTGTGAGATAATATTATCATGAAGTTCTTCTGCCAGACGTTCCCTGTCCTGCTCCTGTAAAAGAAGTGTATTCTCCCAATATTCTTTTTGGTTATTCCGGACCAGCTGAGAGACTTTCTGCTTATTTTTTTTTATACTTTTTAAATAATTAATGACCAATAACGTAATGAATAACGTCGTTAAAAAAAATAGCCCAATACCGATCCATATCCATAGAACTATCTGATCCTGATTTTCCCAACGCCACATCCCAGATTAATAAAAGCAATATAAAAAGACAATAGCAAAATGCCTCTAAAAAGCCAGACAGGAGCTACCCAGCTCAGATGATTGCTGATTAAAAAATTAAAGGTAGTGGATATGATACATTCAATAGAAAAAAACAGGAAAACAATGATGTTCACGATAAACATATCCCTATCTGCCTTACCTTCCCTGATAATCTTCATAAAATAAGAGACGGCGTAGCTACAAATAATAATACTGGTGATAATATTGGAATAAAAAGTAACCTGTGTATCATTTTGCACATACAATATATTAGTCATCAATGTCAATATTGCATAGCCATAGATTATCCATCTTAACTGACGGGAAAGCTGGATATAATAATTGTTATAGATGACAGTAAGGATCATCAAACCAAAAAACTGGCTCAGTATATAATTGTACGTATTGAGTGTATTTAATTTCATCAGCCGGTCCGTTAAGTCCGTCAGTTCCAGCATAAAATCTCCTGAAAGAAGCACAATCACAGGAAGTTTTGTTTTTATCCCATCTTTTACCAATACAATCAGCCCGGTACATAAGACCAGGTTAATAATAATTTGTAAATACAGGGATAAACTGTTATACGAAAACACTGGTGCTTTGCTTCAAAAGTTGATAATCATTAAGAGTATCAACGGTAAAAGGAGGTCTTGGAGTAGAATAATTTTCTGCGGTCTCACTCATATGATTAATTGCAAGGCTTTTCACTGTAATAATTTCGATATGATAAGGAAAATCCGGATCTTTTTTCTCCAGATCATCAGTAAGTCCAAAGAAACTGATACAGGTTTGTCCTCCTGTAATTCCCATTTTATCATAATCTGAAAACGGAATGGAAATCAACTGAAAGATATTTTCTGTTTGCTGGGCCTGTATCCATGCTGTGCCAAACATATTCCATCTGAAATTGCGGTTAATGGCTGATTCAGATGTAATTGGAGGTGGGATCATTTCTTGGTCATTACTGCTCTCCATCTTCTCTTCAGGAAACTTGCTTGAAAATTCTTTAATAATGATGTTACTAAAATCGGCATCCTTATCACTTTTAGAATCAATCAGGAAAAATTTCAACTGCTCCTCATGAATACCTACATACGCATGAATACTTTTCAGTTCTTCTGTTCCAAGGTTTCTTTTCCATTGTTCTATTTCTTCACCCGAAACACTGAAATGAGTTCCTTGTTTTAAAAATATCAAAATTTCCGCCCCATTTATGTTAATTCCATTTTTATAAGAATCAATAAGATTTTTCCATTTTCTGATGGCTTCAAAGATGTTTTCAGTAGTCATGATAATATTTATTTGTGAATGATAATTATTTTATGTGTTGAAATTTACAAAAAAAACAGACTGGTATTTATTTTAAATCACATTCAAGTGGAAAATAAAACCTAATTGAGTGAAAATTAATATTTCTTCAATTTTTTATAATGACGGATTAGGTACAGTCTGTATCTTTGTGCGGGGAATACTCACAATTAAATAACGACTACCAATGATTCCATTTCACGAACTTATTTTTTTCATCCTGGCTGCACTCATCTTAGTGATCAGTCCCGGTCCTAATATGATTTACCTGATTTCAAAATCTATAACGCAAGGGAAAAAGTCCGGGTTTATTTCCCTGGCGGGAGTGGTGTGTGGTTTTTTATTCCACATCATCATGGTATCTTTTGGTCTGACTGCAGTTTTGCTGGCCGTTCCATTGGCTTATACCGTTCTTAAGGCCATGGGAACTGTCTATCTTTTATATCTTGCCTATCAGGCTATAAAACCAAAGAGCAGGAATATTTTTGACGTTGATAAAAATGTTCCTCATGACAGTCCCAAAAAGCTTTTTACCATTGGTTTTTTAACGAATGTATTAAATCCAAAAGTGGCCGTCTTTTACCTGTCTTTCTTTCCTCAGTTTATCAAACCTGAGTATGGTTCCATATTCACGCAGAGTCTTGAACTTGGAGTTATTCAGGTTCTGATCAGCTTCAGCATTAACTTTATCATTGTATTAACAGCGGCAAGAGTTGCCCTATTCTTTTCCAATAATCCGGCCTGGATAAAGGTTCAGAAATGGTTTATGGCCAGTGTATTGACCTATCTGGCTATAAAAATGGCTTTTTCAAAAGCAAAATAACAATCAACAGGATCAATATCAATATTAAAAATAAAACAGCATTCTATAAAATCCGGAACAGGTTTCTTTCTGTTCCGAATTCCGTTGTATATTCATATAAAATCTGATCTAAAGAAAACATCATCATTATTCACCGCGAATTTGAGATTAATATTCCGGATGTAAAACCGTGAAAATACGTAATTTTGTGGTTGCGTATTTATCCTCATCACAACAGGTTTACAGATGAAACAGACTATTCCTACTTATGATTTAAACGGTATTTCCCACCACAGATTCCATGTCAAAAGAATGGATAAGCGTACTCAGAATGCTGAGGATATTCTTTTGGACAAAGGAATACACCGGGATAGTCATTACATTTTCACCTGCATGGAAAGCGGTCATGTAAGAATGATGGTAGATTTTAAAACGATTGAAGCAAAAGATTCCACTCTTTTCTGTGTATTACCGGGACAGGTACATCAGGGCCTATTAATGAAAGACGTTTGCGGATGGTTTGTAGCTGTTAAAGCAGAACTTGTACCTGATATGGTACGTTCTTTTTTTGATGAATCCCTGGGGGAAATACAACCAATGCCTATAGATAAAAGCCTTGTCAAAAAAATAAATACAACAGCCGACATGCTTCATGCCTCCTATACGAACGAGATGCTTTCCAGCAAAGAAGGATTTCTGGTTGTGCAATCATTGCTTAATGCATTCCTGGGATTGTTTGCCATGATTTATTCTCAGAAGAATGTATCTCCTGCTTCCAGCGAAAATCGGGCTTTACAACTGTCAAGAACATTTAGAACTTTGGTTCGGAAGGATTTTAAAACCTCGAAAAGTCCATTTGAATATGCAGAAGTTTTAAATATTACAAGAGGATATTTAACGGAGGCAGTCCGGGAAGCAACCGGGAAGCCCGCACAACACTGGATTCATCAGGAAATTTTAATTGAAGCCAAAAGATTGCTAGTCTTTACCAACCTAAGCGTAAAAGAAATCGCTTATGAATTAGGATATAGCGACCACACTTATTTCAGCCGCTTATTTTCTAAACTGGAAGACCAATCACCATCAGAATTCCGGGATCTGCATAAAAACAAACACTAACCACGAATAGTCCAATTTTTCCCATGAAACAGCTATCGGTATTTTCTGATTTTGCAACGTCCTTTGCAATAAAAATGATTTATGCCGAGCTTACCAAAATGGATCAATGACACTGTAGAAAATGTCTGGTCCTCAAAATTTAAAGACTGTACGGTTATCCATATAGAAAAAATCACGAATGATCTTCGTCTTATACGTTTTCAAACAGATTTACAGGATGTTTCTTACGAACCTGCGTATGCAATAGGAATAAGAATTAACGGCCGCGATTTCCGGAATTATTCTCCCTTCAACTTCAATCAGGAAGCAGGGACTTTTGATGTTTTATTTCACCTGCATGATGCATCTGCCGCAGGAAGTCATTTTGTAACCCAACTTTCAGCCGGAGATTCTATAAAGCTTTTAATGCCAAGAGGAAAACAATTCTTTGCTCCCAATGCAAAAATCCATTTTTCTGTGGGTGACGAAACTTCACTGGGAAGTTCTCTTTCGATCAAAAAGGCCGTAGAGGAAAATGGTTCTTTATTTGTCTGTCTCCATGAACTGGAAGAATGTTCTGCTCTTGAAAAACTGAATTTATATGGCTATCACAGTCCTAAAAATAATACAATGAGAATAATTGAAGCGTTGAATGACTTTTTGATGGAAGAAAAAGAGGCTATCTACAATGATGATGCTGTTTTCTACCTCACCGGAAACGGAGGAAGAATGTCTCTGATCAGAAAATTCCTTAAAGCCAGAGGAGTTTCTCCCAAATGTATAAAATCACAAGCCTACTGGATTGAGGGGAAAAAGGGATTGTAAAAACAGGGAACTGAAACTTTATCTGACAATAGAAATCAATTATTGTCAGATAAAGTTATCATGATATGTTGTTAGATTACTTTTGTTTCTTTCCTAATTCTTTCACTTTTCTTAACCACTGAGCCCGCTGCTCATCTTTAGAATTCCGGATGATGCCGATGTAAGTTAGTTTAACGGGTTTTACACCACAATATTCCAATATGGATTTTCTAAGCTGATTGACGCTGGGTCTTCCAAAAAACAAACGGTAATACCAGCCCGGTTGATCCAATGTCGTAAGAATATGGGCTGTTTTTCCTTTTAACAATTTATCCCACCAGACAGAATTCTCCCTGAATTTATAAGCCATTCCGGGCAAAAAAAGACGATCTATGAATCCTTTCATCAGGGCTGGAAATCCTCCCCACCAAACCGGATGCACCCAAACCAGATGATCTGCCCATTGGATTATTTCCCAGGATTTCAGCAAATCCGGTTCAAGCTCCATTCTTTTCTGGTATCCAAACTGTAGATTAAGATTGAAATTTAAATCTCTGATGACAATTTCCTTTACTTCAGCTCCTGTTTCTACGGCCCCAGCCTTATAAGCTTCTGTAATCCCAAAGTTGAAAGAATCTTTATTAGGATGCCCGTTGATAATTGCTATTTTTTTCATTGTGTGACATTGATATTGATGGTTTCATAGGTATGAAGCTGGCTCATTAATGATAAAGGGTCATGCAGCTGATGACTGAAATACACATTATTTTCATGGGGATTTCTCAGCAGTTCTTCGGTATGCAGAACAGCAGATAAAGCAGTAAGTTCTGCCTGCCCTTTCATGCTTCGTAAGCTTAGTTTCTTCTGACCTGCTTTATCTTTCACCACAATTTCAAACACAGACTGATCTCCGTTTCCACTGGATCCAAAAATCATTTTTCTTTCTTTTAATGATAAAATATTGAATATTCTCAGGTATTGAAAAGATCCCAGCAGCCAGGTAATGAATTTCGAGTTATAAGTCATTTTTACACTTACTCCGGGAATTCGTTCTACCTTATTAAGAATATAGAGATCTGGTACATCAAAATTATAAGCCTTTCTCTCTCCTATTCCAAAAGAGAATTTAAAAGATTCTGTATCTAAAAAATGCCTGATAGAAACAGGTTTGTCATTCTTATAATGCACAAAAGGAACAGCTACGTTTTCTGCCATAAAATGTGCTGAACTTTCTCCTGCCAGGTCTTTCACAGAGTAATACACAAAAACCTTTACCTCCTTAATATCATCTGAATTGGAAAGGGTATTGACTAATCCCGGTACAATTCCGCCCATCCAGCCTGAACTGAAGACTATTCTGCTGTTCACTTCTGATTTTCCGGCAATATCATAGGCCTTAACCAAAGCCGGAGTAGGTTTTGTAATATCCAGATAATCTATATGATGGGCAATGGCAAAACGAAGTACGTGATCTTCTTTGTCATTCACGGAAAGAATGATGAGATGTATTTTTTTCTCAGAGATCACTTTAAAAGAGGAAGGATCTGTGACATCGATCTTTAGATCTTTGTCTGTTTTTCCACCTTTTCTTCCTCCGATAAAAACAGTAAGATGAGGGTTTCTTGATTTCAGAATGCGGGAAATTGTCTTTCCTACCAATCCATTTCCACCAATAATCAGAATATTTTGCTCCATAACTTTTTTTGACAAAAGTAGAGCGCTCCTGTTTCAATAAGCAGGACAAATGTCTAAAAAGAAATTTCCTTTCTTATACGGCTCAGGTGACGTTGTGTAATTCCAAGATAGGAAGCCAGATACTGCAATGGAATGTTCTGAATATAATCAGGATGATTCTTTAATAATGTTTCATACCGCTGGGCTGCGCTATCTCTTTGAAGCTGAAAAAAACGTGTTTCAAGTTCAAGATATTCCTGTTCTGCAATGATCTTTAAAAATTTTGTCCAGTTAAGGCTGTTCTGCACCAGTTCATCTACCGCATCTTTTTTAAGAATAATCAACTCTGCATTGGTAATGGCCTGCATGCTTTCTCTACTCGGGCACCCTGAAATAAATGATGAATACGCAGCGATCATATGATTGGGGAACCGGAAGCAATAGGTCATATCTTTTCCTTCATCAGAGGTATAAAAGGAACGGAAAATACCAGATTTCACCAATCCAACTTCCTTACAAAGTTCTCCTTCCTGTATGAAATAATCATTTTTATTGATGAGTCTGAGTTCGGAAAACTTTAGAAATTCTTCAATTTCATCTTCTGAAAACAGATTAAAGCTTCGAAAATAATCCTGTATTATCATTCTTAAAAATAAGGGGTTTTAATGAATCACGAAAATAGATAAAATCAGGATAAAAAATGAATGTAAGCTTCTTTATCAACGCAAAGTTTTCATTTTTATAGAATTTTATCCCAAGAGGGCAAAGATGGGATCAATTTCATTGATCCTTTTTAAGCGGACGTATAGCCATATAGCTTCATCATCGACTCCGTCACTTTCTTATCCAACTTAAAAATAAGATAATCTAATAGGTTCTTGGCGTTTTTATATCATTATGGCAAATTTGAATATCTATCTTTTGTCTCAACTCAATTTTGAGATTGATATAAATATATTTAACAATTTTCAATTAGTTACAAAAAAAATCATCTCAGGACGAGATGATTTACCGTTTTGAATTTACTTGAGTTATTTATGAAGATATGAATGATGTTTTGTTGGTACAAAGATAACTTAGCTCCGGTTTTTATCAATCAGTAGAATCCCTAGAATTATATCCGTAAAAATACGGTTGTATAAAAAGAAAAGCCCTGCAGGAAATACCTTACAGGACTTTGGTTTATCTAACAATTCTTCTGTTTAATGTTTAAATCTGAGGTTTAAAGATATGATTTACATCTACTTTACCCCATTGATTGTATTAAAGAGGACTTACCAGTTGCAGGAACCATTCTTTAACTTCTCCTTCCAGATAAGGAGCAAGCTTTTCTTCACACGTTTTATGGTAACCATTCAACCATGCGATTTCACTTTCTGAAAGAATTTCTTTCACTACAGTATCTTTGAAGAACGGGCAGAATGTTAATGTTTCAAATTCATAGAACGTTCCGTGAATTGTTTTTTCTGCTTCTTTTACTGCGATCAGGTTTTCGTGACGGATTCCATAATGTCCTTCAAGATAATATCCAGGTTCGTTTGAGCATACCATTCCCGGAAGAAGTTCCTGAGGATTCAGGTCTTTTCTGATGTTTTGCGGTCCTTCATGTACATTCATGAAGCTTCCTACACCGTGTCCTGTTCCGTGGTTGAAGTCTTTGCCTTCCATCCATAAAGGAAGTCTTGCAATAGCATCAAGATGTACTCCTTTTGTTCCTTTCGGGAATTTCACCATTGATAAACGGATCAGCCCCTGTAATACCAATGTTGAGTTTCTTTTAAACTCTTCCGAAGGGGTTCCTAAGGCAAAAGTTCTTGTAATATCTGTAGTTCCTTCAAGGTACTGGCCTCCTGAGTCTACCAGGATTGTTTCCTCGTTGGTCACTTCTTTGCTTCCTTCTTTTTTAGCTGAATAGTGCATGATCGCACCATTATCTTTATATCCAACGATAGAACCGAAGCTTTCTCCCACAAAGTTTTCACCTTCTGCGCGGAATCCTCTCAGTTTCTGTCCGATAGAATATTCGTTCATGGCTTCTTTTCCTGCATTGTGAGTTAACCAATAAAGGAATTTCACCATAGCCACTCCGTCTCTTACCATTACTTTTCTGAAACCTTCCAGCTCAGCTTCGTTTTTCTGAGCTTTCATCAGATTACCCGGAACCGGAGCTTTGATAAACTGGTTATCTGCTTTTAATGTTTCGAAAATCTGCTGGTTGCTGTTTGGAGAAACCAGTACTTTTTCATTTTTGAATGTCTTCAGGTAATTGTAGAATTCTTCGTAAGGCATCATTTTCACAAAGGAATCATCCATTTGTTTTCTTGCCCCTACTTCCATTTTTTCTAATCCTGTGAATAGTACTGCATCATTTTTAGTGATCACAATATATCCTAAAAATACAGGATTGCTTTCTACATCACTTCCTCTCAGGTTGGCTGTCCAGGCTACATCATCCAGACTTGATATGATATGTACGGTAGCTTCCTGATCCTCCATTTTCTGGCGGATGGCAGAAATTTTATCGGAAACAGATTTACCGGCTCTTTCTACGGGATGTACAAAAATAGGATTGGCAGATGGAGTTCCTCTTTCTTTCCAGACTTCTTTTAAAAGCGGAAAATCTACCAGTGTAATATTTTTTGAATTAAATTTTTGAGAAAGCAGTTCCCAGTTGGCATTAGAAGCTGCTAAAGCATTTACGGCCACTTTACCGCCTGAAGGAATTTCTGAAATGATCCAGTCAATATAATTAGGCGTTCCTTCCATACCATCTTTGAAAAGGTCGATTCCTGAACCGTCCAGCTCGATAGCGGCTTGTGTAAAATATCTTCCGTCTGTCCAAAGTCCGGCTTTGTCTTTGGTAACTACTACAAAACCAGCAGAACCTAAGAAACCTGACAACCAAGCTCTCTCCTGCCATTCTTCAGGTAGATATTCGCTCATATGCGGGTCTGCAGAATATACTATAAATGCATCAACATTATTTTTCTGCATTTCTTCACGAAGCGCAGCAACTTTTTCCTTTGAAGTCATTCTTTTCTTTTTTAAACACCGAAAGTTACGAAAAATTTGAAGTCGGAAGCTGAAATCTACCGGCTATTTTGCTTAATAAGCTGTTATTTTAGCAGGAATTCTTTTTGAAGATATCTGCGATTTGATTTTTTATGTTTTAATAGTACACTTAAGATTTCTTAAACTTTTAAATGAATGTACATGAACTGTTTTGGAATGACTGATACATTTATAATTTAAAAACGTTAAACATATTTGATAAAATAAATCATTTTCATCTAAAAAAAACCTCCCCATTATC
The window above is part of the Chryseobacterium sp. MA9 genome. Proteins encoded here:
- a CDS encoding RebB family R body protein; this encodes MNEIDTIIMGMSTAVPNAISTQVSAHSTGLMRINSALNQQRDSMMGITNYVMGVKKMGSGKLKHKESGLFRKGRF
- a CDS encoding RebB family R body protein; amino-acid sequence: MPVNEQITDAVTQSNVKVVGESPAMALANVYQSAAHSTGIMFENAVNAQNQQNILGQAATTQGILQIYSLDTVADAVSIAKILKP
- a CDS encoding RebB family R body protein, translated to MPVNEQITDAVTQSNVKVVAESPAMALSNVYQSAAHSTGIMFENAINAQNQHNIVTQAATTQGITQIYSKDTIADAISIAKILKP
- a CDS encoding RebB family R body protein, whose product is MPVNEKITDAVTQSNVKVVAESPAMALANVYQSAAHSTGIMFENAINTQNQQNIVTQAATTQGVTQIYSLDTIADAVSMAKILNP
- a CDS encoding RebB family R body protein; this translates as MPVNEQITDAVTQSNVKVVAESPAVALSNVYQTAAHSTGIMFENAVSTQNQQNIVNQAATTQGIAQIYSLDTIADAVSMAKILNP
- a CDS encoding RebB family R body protein; amino-acid sequence: MPVNEQITDAVTQSNVKVVAESPAMALSNVYQSAAHSTGIMFENAVNAQNQQNILGQAATTQGILQIYSLDTVADAVSIAKVLNPKL
- a CDS encoding response regulator transcription factor, which gives rise to MEHSKIKIGIVDDDLLFVQLLKNYIDNNGDYQVTLTSTGGYQFLTEDSGSLDILILDLRMTNGDGLEVMSELAKRETETKIIVLSSFYRRSFMGQMLKMGAHAFLPKEIELQELLAVIKTVHHRGHYFSNDQIDVMRTQLSNKLPEFHAFSKNELTDREVDVLRLVCQQLSTKEIADSLFISPKTVETHKTNLMIKTGVKNMAGLVIYAVQNQVIDPNEIVLFDK
- a CDS encoding sensor histidine kinase gives rise to the protein MWRWENQDQIVLWIWIGIGLFFLTTLFITLLVINYLKSIKKNKQKVSQLVRNNQKEYWENTLLLQEQDRERLAEELHDNIISQLNLIRLNLTDKNPEELNRDLKKSMQLIRELSHNLTPPDLDEVDLADLIADYLAQINKNIEVIFRHITIKTPISNPVKLNLFRIVQELITNILKHAEATRVDVSLRISLNYLILTIEDNGRGFIVETHSGGIGLRNIQSRAQKIKAIYKLKTQPEKGTKFIACMALQ
- a CDS encoding LysE family translocator, which encodes MIPFHELIFFILAALILVISPGPNMIYLISKSITQGKKSGFISLAGVVCGFLFHIIMVSFGLTAVLLAVPLAYTVLKAMGTVYLLYLAYQAIKPKSRNIFDVDKNVPHDSPKKLFTIGFLTNVLNPKVAVFYLSFFPQFIKPEYGSIFTQSLELGVIQVLISFSINFIIVLTAARVALFFSNNPAWIKVQKWFMASVLTYLAIKMAFSKAK
- a CDS encoding AraC family transcriptional regulator, translating into MKQTIPTYDLNGISHHRFHVKRMDKRTQNAEDILLDKGIHRDSHYIFTCMESGHVRMMVDFKTIEAKDSTLFCVLPGQVHQGLLMKDVCGWFVAVKAELVPDMVRSFFDESLGEIQPMPIDKSLVKKINTTADMLHASYTNEMLSSKEGFLVVQSLLNAFLGLFAMIYSQKNVSPASSENRALQLSRTFRTLVRKDFKTSKSPFEYAEVLNITRGYLTEAVREATGKPAQHWIHQEILIEAKRLLVFTNLSVKEIAYELGYSDHTYFSRLFSKLEDQSPSEFRDLHKNKH
- a CDS encoding siderophore-interacting protein — encoded protein: MPSLPKWINDTVENVWSSKFKDCTVIHIEKITNDLRLIRFQTDLQDVSYEPAYAIGIRINGRDFRNYSPFNFNQEAGTFDVLFHLHDASAAGSHFVTQLSAGDSIKLLMPRGKQFFAPNAKIHFSVGDETSLGSSLSIKKAVEENGSLFVCLHELEECSALEKLNLYGYHSPKNNTMRIIEALNDFLMEEKEAIYNDDAVFYLTGNGGRMSLIRKFLKARGVSPKCIKSQAYWIEGKKGL
- a CDS encoding NAD(P)H-dependent oxidoreductase, with amino-acid sequence MKKIAIINGHPNKDSFNFGITEAYKAGAVETGAEVKEIVIRDLNFNLNLQFGYQKRMELEPDLLKSWEIIQWADHLVWVHPVWWGGFPALMKGFIDRLFLPGMAYKFRENSVWWDKLLKGKTAHILTTLDQPGWYYRLFFGRPSVNQLRKSILEYCGVKPVKLTYIGIIRNSKDEQRAQWLRKVKELGKKQK
- a CDS encoding saccharopine dehydrogenase, producing MEQNILIIGGNGLVGKTISRILKSRNPHLTVFIGGRKGGKTDKDLKIDVTDPSSFKVISEKKIHLIILSVNDKEDHVLRFAIAHHIDYLDITKPTPALVKAYDIAGKSEVNSRIVFSSGWMGGIVPGLVNTLSNSDDIKEVKVFVYYSVKDLAGESSAHFMAENVAVPFVHYKNDKPVSIRHFLDTESFKFSFGIGERKAYNFDVPDLYILNKVERIPGVSVKMTYNSKFITWLLGSFQYLRIFNILSLKERKMIFGSSGNGDQSVFEIVVKDKAGQKKLSLRSMKGQAELTALSAVLHTEELLRNPHENNVYFSHQLHDPLSLMSQLHTYETININVTQ
- a CDS encoding Crp/Fnr family transcriptional regulator, translated to MIQDYFRSFNLFSEDEIEEFLKFSELRLINKNDYFIQEGELCKEVGLVKSGIFRSFYTSDEGKDMTYCFRFPNHMIAAYSSFISGCPSRESMQAITNAELIILKKDAVDELVQNSLNWTKFLKIIAEQEYLELETRFFQLQRDSAAQRYETLLKNHPDYIQNIPLQYLASYLGITQRHLSRIRKEISF